In the genome of Candidatus Dormiibacterota bacterium, one region contains:
- a CDS encoding phosphoribulokinase, with protein MPEKLMAMRRARSATTVRTRRPVMLAIAGDSASGKTTLTAGLVEALRHLRVTAVCADDYHRYDREERKHLPFTPLHPDCNHIDIMEQHLQLLATGQPILKPVYNHRSGTFGRPELIEPSDIVIVEGLLPISTKLARACFDVTVYMDPPEEIRQGWKIDRDCRKRGYSVGQVLAELTRREPESAQFIRPQRRDADVVVQFAPLQHNSNGANGHTHPGRPATGGSDHPLSATLLLRPTIRHPDLSTVLTDDNRRAIHLKLVRDEDGKPVDALHVHGHAPKEHSAEVERHIWNLLGEEDPVPTSLGQLEGAQRSEPLALTQLVLLYHLLRLIQDGEA; from the coding sequence ATGCCCGAGAAGCTGATGGCCATGCGGCGTGCGCGGAGCGCTACGACGGTGCGCACCCGTCGCCCCGTCATGCTGGCCATCGCCGGGGACAGCGCCTCGGGCAAGACCACGCTGACCGCGGGCCTGGTCGAGGCACTCCGGCACCTCCGGGTGACCGCGGTGTGCGCCGACGACTACCACCGCTACGACCGGGAGGAGCGCAAGCACCTCCCCTTCACCCCCCTCCACCCCGACTGCAACCACATCGACATCATGGAGCAGCACCTGCAGCTGCTCGCCACCGGCCAGCCGATCCTCAAGCCGGTCTACAACCACCGCAGCGGCACCTTCGGACGCCCCGAGCTGATCGAGCCCAGCGACATCGTCATCGTCGAGGGCCTGCTGCCGATCTCCACCAAGCTGGCCCGCGCCTGCTTCGACGTCACCGTCTACATGGACCCGCCCGAGGAGATCCGCCAGGGCTGGAAGATCGACCGCGACTGCCGGAAGCGCGGCTACTCGGTGGGCCAGGTGCTCGCCGAGCTGACCCGCCGCGAGCCCGAGTCGGCGCAGTTCATCCGCCCCCAGCGCCGGGACGCCGACGTGGTGGTGCAGTTCGCCCCGCTCCAGCACAACTCGAACGGCGCCAACGGGCACACCCATCCCGGCCGCCCCGCCACCGGCGGCAGCGACCATCCGCTCAGCGCCACGCTGCTGCTGCGGCCGACCATCCGCCACCCCGACCTCTCCACGGTGCTCACCGACGACAACCGCCGCGCCATCCACCTCAAGCTGGTGCGTGACGAGGACGGCAAGCCGGTCGACGCCCTGCACGTCCACGGGCATGCGCCCAAGGAGCACAGCGCCGAGGTCGAGCGGCACATCTGGAACCTCCTCGGTGAGGAGGACCCGGTGCCCACCTCGCTCGGCCAGCTCGAGGGCGCCCAGCGCAGCGAGCCCCTGGCCCTGACCCAGCTGGTGCTGCTGTATCACCTGCTGAGGCTCATCCAGGACGGGGAGGCGTAA
- the rpe gene encoding ribulose-phosphate 3-epimerase, with translation MPRWTPCRDAIHLAPSLLASDFAHLADSVRSLEGSGTERLHVDVMDGVFVPNFTFGTDTVRALRRITTLPLELHLMIIEPDRHLETFARAGADAITVHYEVCPHLHRTLTAIRALDCRSGAAINPSTPASNLDDILEVCDLALVMTINPGYGGQKLIPRTLLKVERVRAEIDRQGLDTEIEVDGGVDASNARACVEAGANVLVAGTAVFGHPDGPAAGGQAVLSAGAGLTDAAVR, from the coding sequence ATGCCGCGCTGGACACCCTGCAGGGACGCCATCCACCTCGCCCCGAGCCTGCTCGCCTCCGACTTCGCCCACCTCGCCGACTCGGTGCGGTCGCTGGAGGGCAGCGGCACCGAGCGGCTCCACGTCGATGTCATGGATGGCGTGTTCGTCCCCAACTTCACCTTCGGCACCGACACGGTGCGGGCGCTGAGGAGGATCACCACCCTGCCGCTCGAGCTCCACCTGATGATCATCGAGCCCGACCGCCACCTCGAGACCTTCGCCCGGGCCGGCGCCGACGCGATCACGGTCCACTACGAGGTGTGCCCGCACCTCCACCGCACCCTCACCGCGATCCGCGCCCTCGACTGCCGCAGCGGCGCCGCCATCAATCCCAGCACCCCGGCCTCCAACCTCGACGACATCCTCGAGGTCTGCGACCTGGCGCTGGTGATGACGATCAACCCCGGCTACGGCGGCCAGAAGCTGATCCCCCGCACCCTGCTCAAGGTCGAGCGGGTCCGCGCCGAGATCGACCGCCAGGGGCTGGACACCGAGATCGAGGTCGACGGCGGCGTCGACGCGTCCAACGCCCGCGCCTGCGTGGAGGCGGGAGCCAACGTGCTGGTCGCCGGCACCGCGGTGTTCGGCCATCCCGACGGCCCCGCGGCCGGGGGTCAGGCGGTGCTGAGCGCCGGCGCCGGGCTCACCGACGCAGCGGTTCGCTGA
- a CDS encoding (Fe-S)-binding protein encodes MSTVERPAPAPMALRPDGGFLRDLIERAGDSFKRCYQCGTCSVVCPFAFAGTGLPRQEMALAQWGLKDALLDSPNLWLCTTCGNCARLCPREVDIPGTIRAARELQVLERGTTPELTTAFENTSRHGNPLGLPARRRADWAGGAGVAVPVISRDRRPVDVLLWVECYWAYHPRGNSAAQATARILTALGVDFGILGVEERCVADSQRLAGETGIFEEAAERNLETLRGHEFSMLVTPDPHAYNAFRNLYPALNGGVALPVQHYTQFLAGRIGDLELRPVAPRRVTFHDPCYLGRHNGEFESPRRLIEAIPGLTLTEMAHCRANGYCCGGGGGGMWNSSFVREHAEERLAEVRVREAVATGAEVLAVCCPFEVSLFEDAVKSTGNEGALLVRDIAELLDESLAG; translated from the coding sequence ATGAGCACCGTGGAACGCCCGGCGCCCGCCCCCATGGCCCTGCGTCCCGACGGCGGGTTCCTGCGCGACCTGATCGAGCGCGCCGGCGACTCCTTCAAGCGCTGCTACCAGTGCGGCACCTGCTCGGTGGTCTGCCCCTTCGCGTTCGCGGGCACCGGGCTGCCCCGGCAGGAGATGGCGCTGGCGCAGTGGGGGCTGAAGGACGCGCTGCTCGACAGCCCCAACCTCTGGCTGTGCACCACCTGCGGAAACTGCGCGCGGCTCTGCCCCCGCGAGGTCGACATCCCCGGCACCATCCGGGCGGCGCGCGAGCTCCAGGTGCTCGAGCGGGGCACCACCCCCGAGCTCACCACCGCGTTCGAGAACACCAGCCGCCACGGCAACCCGCTGGGGCTGCCGGCGCGGCGGCGGGCCGACTGGGCCGGGGGCGCCGGCGTCGCGGTGCCGGTCATCTCCAGGGATCGACGTCCGGTCGACGTGCTCCTCTGGGTCGAGTGCTACTGGGCGTACCACCCCCGCGGCAACAGTGCCGCGCAGGCGACGGCACGGATCCTCACCGCGCTCGGCGTCGACTTCGGCATCCTCGGCGTCGAGGAGCGCTGCGTCGCCGACTCCCAGCGGCTCGCCGGCGAGACCGGCATCTTCGAGGAGGCGGCGGAGCGGAACCTCGAGACCCTGCGCGGCCACGAGTTCTCGATGCTCGTCACCCCGGATCCCCACGCGTACAACGCCTTCCGCAACCTCTACCCGGCGCTCAACGGCGGCGTCGCCCTGCCCGTCCAGCACTACACCCAGTTCCTGGCGGGACGGATCGGCGATCTCGAGCTCCGGCCGGTGGCGCCGCGGCGGGTCACGTTCCACGACCCCTGCTACCTGGGACGTCACAACGGCGAGTTCGAGTCGCCGCGCCGGCTGATCGAGGCCATCCCCGGGCTGACCCTGACGGAGATGGCCCACTGCCGGGCCAACGGCTACTGCTGCGGCGGCGGCGGCGGCGGGATGTGGAACAGCTCGTTCGTCAGGGAGCACGCCGAGGAGCGGCTCGCCGAGGTGCGGGTTCGCGAGGCGGTCGCCACCGGCGCCGAGGTGCTGGCGGTGTGCTGCCCGTTCGAGGTGTCGCTGTTCGAGGATGCGGTGAAGAGCACGGGCAACGAGGGGGCCCTGCTGGTGCGGGACATCGCGGAACTGCTGGACGAGTCGCTCGCAGGCTGA
- a CDS encoding histidine phosphatase family protein codes for MPPTPASADPLPIAGRPPLLLVRHGATPWTDPVRLYQGHIDVPLSELGRTQARRLAAELRERPAAAVWHSPLSRTRETAEAIAAATGAPCRPDPRLMELSFGSWEGRSHAEVRAADPEAHARHHEDVLGGTPPGGEPVASLFERLTEFLRERWGEGSEPLVVVTHEGVIRAAAVLLGLLALDGFHRFLPPPGSAVEIVPGGNGTGLRIHGAPDTVLEVLARPGGRHPGT; via the coding sequence GTGCCGCCGACCCCCGCCAGCGCCGACCCACTCCCGATCGCGGGCCGGCCGCCGCTGCTGCTGGTCCGCCACGGCGCGACCCCCTGGACCGACCCGGTCCGCCTCTACCAGGGACACATCGACGTGCCCCTCTCCGAGCTGGGCAGGACCCAGGCGCGGCGGCTCGCCGCCGAGCTGCGCGAGCGTCCCGCGGCGGCGGTGTGGCACAGCCCGCTCAGCCGCACCCGGGAGACCGCGGAGGCGATCGCCGCCGCAACCGGGGCGCCCTGCCGGCCCGATCCCCGGCTGATGGAGCTGAGCTTCGGGAGCTGGGAGGGGCGCAGCCACGCGGAGGTCCGCGCCGCCGACCCCGAGGCCCACGCCCGCCACCACGAGGACGTCCTCGGCGGCACCCCACCCGGCGGCGAGCCGGTTGCCTCGCTGTTCGAACGGCTCACCGAGTTCCTCCGCGAGCGCTGGGGCGAGGGGTCGGAGCCGCTCGTCGTGGTCACCCACGAGGGGGTGATCCGGGCGGCGGCGGTGCTGCTCGGGCTGCTCGCCCTCGACGGCTTCCACCGCTTCCTCCCGCCCCCGGGGAGCGCGGTGGAGATCGTCCCCGGGGGCAACGGCACCGGTCTGCGCATCCACGGAGCCCCCGACACCGTGCTCGAGGTGCTGGCCCGGCCCGGCGGCCGGCATCCCGGCACGTGA
- a CDS encoding hydrogenase iron-sulfur subunit — translation MAARKTGVYVCEGCGIGECVSSAALLESAAGEAGVAVTRTSRAFCLEDSARIREDIESEGLEAVVIAACSPRVNRQVFDLRPAMVRRVNLREHVAWSQAPQDEATQELADDLLRMGIAAAQHTTPPVARIEDCERRVLVVGAGPAGLSAALSAAEGGYAVTLVEREAEAGGFLRRLHRGWAARGSLEPVDVDGLVARVLDHPSVTLRTGTTVGGVEGQPGRFVATLEGPDGAETVEAGSVVMATGFEPVAAASFAAYGLGENPDVISSVEMEDLCRGGGLLRPSDGRPARRVAILACDGPADTANLPYTGNVTSMTALKQAMYVRERDPEAEVYLVYEDMQTPGRDELYYRRVQEDHGVFLIRGQVRAVEPAGMNGDAHLRVTARNTVLAGDVTLEADLVVVQQGMVPASALPAGSAALSLGYLQGGAMPTGRAGFADSNFLCFPYETRRTGIYSAGCVHRAQDIGQSRRDGAAAALKAIQVVEKAASGQAVHPRVGELGYPQFLMSRCTACGRCTQECPFGALELDALRHPEINTNRCRRCGICMGACPVQVISFPDYSVEQISAMQKVISLPEDDEDRLRVLVFACENDAYPALDMAGINRLRLPVELRVVPVRCLGSVNAVVVADAVQRGFDGVALLGCRSGPDYQCHFIQGSELLGKRMDNVRETLGRLALEEERVQVLETSIADARRLPGVLGGFVEQIRALGANPMKGF, via the coding sequence ATGGCGGCGCGGAAGACGGGCGTCTACGTCTGCGAGGGCTGCGGCATCGGCGAGTGCGTGAGCAGCGCGGCGCTGCTCGAGAGCGCCGCCGGCGAGGCCGGGGTCGCGGTGACCCGCACCTCACGGGCGTTCTGCCTCGAGGACTCGGCGCGGATCCGCGAGGACATCGAGAGCGAGGGGCTGGAGGCGGTCGTCATCGCCGCCTGCTCGCCGCGGGTCAACCGGCAGGTGTTCGACCTCCGGCCGGCGATGGTGCGGCGGGTCAACCTCCGCGAGCACGTCGCCTGGAGCCAGGCGCCGCAGGACGAGGCCACCCAGGAGCTGGCCGACGACCTGCTGCGGATGGGGATCGCCGCCGCGCAGCACACCACCCCCCCGGTGGCCCGCATCGAGGACTGCGAGCGCCGCGTGCTCGTCGTCGGCGCCGGGCCGGCGGGGTTGAGCGCCGCGCTCAGCGCCGCCGAGGGTGGCTACGCGGTGACCCTGGTGGAGCGCGAGGCAGAGGCCGGCGGCTTCCTCCGCCGCCTCCACCGCGGCTGGGCGGCCCGCGGGTCGCTCGAGCCGGTCGACGTCGACGGCCTCGTCGCCCGGGTGCTCGACCACCCCTCGGTCACCCTGCGGACGGGCACCACCGTCGGCGGCGTCGAGGGCCAGCCGGGGCGGTTCGTGGCGACTCTCGAGGGCCCCGACGGCGCCGAGACCGTCGAGGCCGGCTCGGTGGTGATGGCCACCGGTTTCGAGCCGGTCGCCGCCGCGAGCTTCGCCGCCTACGGGCTCGGCGAGAACCCCGACGTCATCTCCTCGGTGGAGATGGAGGACCTCTGCCGCGGCGGCGGGCTGCTCCGCCCCTCCGACGGCCGGCCGGCGCGACGGGTGGCCATCCTCGCCTGCGACGGCCCTGCCGACACCGCCAACCTCCCCTACACCGGCAACGTCACCAGCATGACCGCGCTGAAGCAGGCGATGTACGTCCGCGAGCGCGATCCGGAGGCCGAGGTCTACCTGGTCTACGAGGACATGCAGACCCCGGGGCGCGACGAGCTGTACTACCGGCGGGTCCAGGAGGACCACGGCGTCTTCCTGATCCGCGGTCAGGTGCGCGCGGTCGAGCCGGCCGGGATGAACGGCGACGCCCACCTGCGGGTGACCGCGCGGAACACCGTGCTCGCCGGCGACGTCACCCTCGAGGCCGACCTGGTCGTCGTCCAGCAGGGCATGGTGCCGGCCTCGGCGCTGCCGGCGGGGAGCGCGGCGCTCTCGCTCGGCTACCTCCAGGGCGGCGCGATGCCGACCGGCCGGGCCGGCTTCGCCGACTCGAACTTCCTCTGCTTCCCCTACGAGACCCGCCGCACCGGCATCTACTCGGCGGGCTGCGTCCACCGCGCCCAGGACATCGGCCAGAGCCGCCGCGACGGCGCCGCCGCCGCCCTCAAGGCGATCCAGGTGGTGGAGAAGGCGGCGTCCGGGCAGGCGGTGCACCCCCGGGTCGGCGAGCTCGGCTACCCGCAGTTCCTGATGAGCCGCTGCACCGCGTGCGGCCGGTGCACCCAGGAGTGCCCGTTCGGCGCCCTCGAGCTCGACGCTCTGCGCCACCCGGAGATCAACACCAACCGCTGCCGCCGCTGCGGCATCTGCATGGGCGCGTGCCCGGTGCAGGTGATCTCGTTCCCCGACTACTCGGTGGAGCAGATCTCGGCGATGCAGAAGGTCATCAGCCTTCCCGAGGATGACGAGGACCGGCTGCGCGTCCTGGTCTTCGCGTGCGAGAACGATGCCTACCCCGCGCTCGACATGGCGGGCATCAACCGGCTGCGGCTGCCGGTCGAGCTCCGGGTGGTCCCGGTGCGCTGCCTCGGCTCGGTGAACGCCGTGGTGGTCGCCGACGCGGTCCAGCGCGGCTTCGACGGCGTCGCCCTGCTCGGCTGCCGGTCGGGCCCCGACTACCAGTGCCACTTCATCCAGGGCAGCGAGCTGCTCGGCAAGCGCATGGACAACGTGCGCGAGACCCTGGGGCGGCTGGCCCTGGAGGAGGAGCGGGTGCAGGTGCTCGAGACCTCGATCGCCGACGCCCGCCGGCTGCCGGGGGTGCTCGGGGGCTTCGTCGAGCAGATCCGCGCGCTCGGCGCCAACCCGATGAAGGGGTTCTGA
- a CDS encoding GAF domain-containing sensor histidine kinase — protein sequence MPELPSPEAQEENELLRRIIATFSAGLDLEGTVRRLARLMIEVTAADVCFVHVLDETGRRLVLAGGTPPFDELAGTIELAVGEGVAGWVALHGEPAVVEDKWNDPRYRYFPELRGENYASLLSVPMISRPGHLVGVLNVHSESRRHFSPDKVILVGHVANLMAGAVENARLYTRLAEREEAVERFAQHTLELQEAERQRLAAEIHDGISQRIVSLHYHLCAAAETLPPESARVATQISAARDLAAAALDEARSAIGGLRPPLLDDLGLGACLRGLARDLPPGISADVEVDTSDLDAHVETAIYRMAQEALQNVIKHAGASHVRIELRSLPHVVRVLVVDDGVGFAPEAVVGQPGGTRYGLTGMQARADLVGAELRIDSTPGRGTRVSITVPVSEPLRR from the coding sequence GTGCCGGAGCTCCCCTCCCCCGAAGCGCAGGAGGAGAACGAGCTGCTGCGGCGGATCATCGCCACCTTCTCGGCCGGGCTCGACCTCGAGGGCACGGTGCGCCGGCTGGCCCGGCTGATGATCGAGGTGACCGCCGCCGACGTCTGCTTCGTCCACGTCCTCGACGAGACCGGCCGGCGGCTGGTGCTCGCCGGCGGCACCCCGCCCTTCGACGAGCTCGCCGGCACCATCGAGCTCGCCGTCGGCGAGGGGGTGGCCGGCTGGGTGGCGCTGCACGGCGAGCCCGCCGTCGTCGAGGACAAGTGGAACGATCCCCGCTATCGGTACTTCCCCGAGCTGCGCGGCGAGAACTACGCCTCGCTGCTCTCGGTGCCGATGATCAGCCGCCCCGGCCACCTCGTCGGGGTGCTCAACGTCCACTCCGAGAGCCGCCGCCATTTCTCACCGGACAAGGTGATCCTGGTCGGCCACGTCGCCAACCTGATGGCCGGCGCGGTCGAGAACGCCCGCCTCTACACCCGGCTCGCCGAGCGCGAGGAGGCGGTGGAGCGCTTCGCCCAGCACACCCTCGAGCTCCAGGAGGCCGAGCGCCAGCGGCTCGCCGCGGAGATCCACGACGGCATCAGCCAGCGGATCGTCAGCCTCCACTACCACCTCTGCGCGGCCGCCGAGACGCTGCCGCCGGAGAGCGCCCGGGTCGCCACCCAGATCAGCGCCGCCCGCGACCTCGCCGCCGCCGCCCTCGACGAGGCCCGCTCGGCGATCGGCGGGCTGCGGCCGCCGCTGCTCGACGACCTCGGCCTCGGCGCCTGCCTCCGCGGGCTGGCCCGGGACCTGCCCCCGGGGATCTCCGCCGACGTCGAGGTGGACACCTCCGACCTCGACGCCCACGTGGAGACCGCGATCTACCGGATGGCCCAGGAGGCGCTCCAGAACGTGATCAAGCACGCCGGGGCGAGCCACGTGCGCATCGAGCTGCGCTCGCTCCCCCACGTGGTGCGGGTGCTGGTGGTCGACGACGGGGTGGGCTTCGCTCCCGAGGCGGTGGTGGGGCAGCCGGGGGGCACCCGCTACGGGCTCACCGGCATGCAGGCGCGCGCCGACCTGGTGGGGGCGGAGCTGCGAATCGACTCCACGCCGGGCAGGGGCACCCGGGTCAGCATCACCGTGCCGGTCAGCGAACCGCTGCGTCGGTGA
- a CDS encoding LysR family transcriptional regulator, translating to MTLGQLRTLLEVASTGSVRAAAERLFVTQPAVSSQIAALQKELGVRLVARDGRGLRLTPAGTVLAGYARRVLGLLEEAAVATAGAAAPERGRVRLAGVTTAGEQLLPRLIAGFRTKHPSAEISLEVANRPRVFSLLEHHEVDLVIGGRPPDPSPLRTRAVRPNTLVLVAPPGMLPRSPRPDELARRTWLLREPGSGTRATTDEYLAAAGLSPPTLTLGSNGAIREALAVGLGITLLSLDAVGDELARGTLVQLRVAGMPLHRAWHLITRGDDALSATAELFIDHLLSAGEFHLPPAVPRRGDDARWARR from the coding sequence ATGACATTGGGACAGCTCCGCACCCTCCTCGAGGTCGCGTCGACCGGATCGGTGCGCGCGGCGGCGGAGCGGCTCTTCGTCACCCAGCCCGCGGTCTCCTCCCAGATCGCCGCCCTGCAGAAGGAGCTGGGGGTGCGCCTGGTGGCCCGCGACGGCCGCGGCCTGCGCCTCACCCCGGCGGGCACGGTGCTGGCCGGCTACGCCCGCCGGGTCCTGGGCCTGCTCGAGGAGGCGGCGGTGGCGACCGCCGGCGCCGCCGCCCCCGAGCGCGGGCGGGTGCGCCTCGCCGGGGTCACCACCGCCGGCGAGCAGCTCCTCCCCCGCCTCATCGCCGGTTTCCGGACGAAGCACCCCTCGGCGGAGATCAGCCTGGAGGTGGCCAACCGGCCACGGGTCTTCTCGCTGCTCGAGCACCACGAGGTCGACCTGGTCATCGGCGGCCGTCCCCCGGATCCGTCGCCGCTGCGCACCCGCGCGGTCCGGCCCAACACGCTGGTGCTGGTGGCGCCCCCGGGGATGCTGCCGCGCTCGCCCCGGCCCGACGAGCTCGCCCGCAGGACCTGGCTGCTGCGCGAGCCCGGCTCCGGCACCCGCGCCACCACCGACGAGTACCTCGCCGCCGCCGGCCTCTCGCCCCCCACCCTGACCCTGGGCTCCAACGGCGCCATCCGCGAGGCGCTCGCCGTCGGGCTGGGGATCACCCTGCTCTCCCTCGACGCGGTCGGCGACGAGCTCGCCCGGGGCACGCTGGTCCAGCTGCGGGTCGCCGGGATGCCGCTGCACCGCGCCTGGCACCTCATCACCCGCGGCGACGACGCCCTCAGCGCCACCGCCGAGCTCTTCATCGACCACCTGCTGAGCGCCGGTGAGTTCCACCTCCCACCCGCGGTCCCGCGCCGGGGTGACGACGCCCGGTGGGCGCGCCGGTAG
- a CDS encoding NAD(P)/FAD-dependent oxidoreductase, with amino-acid sequence MTLPDVVVGGGHNGLVAACYLARAGREVLVLEALDRPGGGSRTEETVPGHRFDLHSVAHNLINMTSIPAELDLAGAGLRYLEMDPFSVAIHEDGRRVRFHRSVERTVASIAEHDREEARAYRAFIEAALPVVHSVLPAIRGESSLAALPGRGLALLRLLRHDPLARASDLLGAYDQLLRRHLRGDLVRGPVAAFAAHAGVGPSSPGGAIFAFWQAAYHLVGQWHAQGGAQGLVDALAVRLRALGGELRCAAPVERIEAPDGRVRAVVLEGGERIAAATVTTALDPRRALLELLHPPLGGEAGAELAATRRSNVVQALVHVATDRLPEYPDRRPGDHHGLQSFVDRLDDLRDGWLRAEAGMLPDPVPLYAFTTSAIDAGLAPAGAHTVYLACPAAPARVEGGWAARSEEFVEACLATVESRAPGFRASVTGVAPRTPDLMEEQERWPGAHPMHLDITLDQLGPLRPTRTLAGHRTPVAGLYVSGAGTSPTGGVAGTPGRQSAMALLRDARGSRLLPRIPRG; translated from the coding sequence GTGACCCTCCCCGACGTCGTCGTCGGCGGTGGCCACAACGGCCTGGTCGCCGCCTGCTACCTCGCCCGGGCGGGCCGCGAGGTGCTGGTCCTCGAGGCGCTCGACCGCCCCGGCGGCGGCTCGCGCACCGAGGAGACCGTCCCCGGTCATCGCTTCGACCTCCATTCGGTGGCCCACAACCTCATCAACATGACCTCGATCCCCGCCGAGCTCGACCTCGCCGGGGCGGGATTGCGCTACCTCGAGATGGACCCCTTCTCGGTCGCGATCCACGAGGACGGCCGCCGGGTGCGCTTCCACCGCTCGGTCGAGCGCACCGTCGCCTCGATCGCGGAGCACGACCGCGAGGAGGCCCGCGCCTACCGCGCGTTCATCGAGGCGGCCCTGCCGGTGGTGCACTCGGTGCTGCCGGCGATCCGCGGCGAGTCGAGCCTGGCGGCGCTGCCCGGGCGCGGCCTCGCCCTGCTGCGCCTGCTCCGCCACGACCCTCTGGCCCGTGCCAGCGACCTCCTCGGCGCCTACGACCAGCTGCTCCGCCGCCACCTCCGGGGTGACCTGGTGCGGGGACCGGTGGCCGCCTTCGCCGCCCACGCCGGGGTGGGGCCGAGCAGCCCCGGCGGCGCGATCTTCGCCTTCTGGCAGGCCGCCTACCACCTCGTCGGCCAGTGGCACGCCCAGGGCGGCGCCCAGGGCCTGGTCGACGCCCTGGCCGTCCGGCTGCGCGCGCTCGGCGGCGAGCTGCGCTGCGCGGCGCCGGTGGAGCGCATCGAGGCCCCGGACGGCCGGGTCCGCGCCGTCGTCCTGGAGGGCGGCGAGCGGATCGCGGCGGCCACCGTCACCACCGCGCTCGACCCCCGGCGGGCGCTGCTCGAGCTCCTCCACCCACCGCTCGGCGGCGAGGCCGGGGCCGAGCTCGCGGCCACCCGGCGCAGCAACGTGGTGCAGGCGCTGGTCCACGTCGCCACCGACCGGCTGCCCGAGTACCCGGACCGCCGCCCCGGTGACCACCACGGGCTGCAGAGCTTCGTCGACCGCCTCGACGACCTCCGCGACGGCTGGCTGAGGGCGGAGGCGGGGATGCTCCCCGACCCGGTGCCGCTCTACGCCTTCACCACCTCGGCGATCGACGCCGGCCTGGCGCCGGCGGGGGCGCACACCGTGTACCTCGCCTGCCCCGCCGCCCCGGCCCGGGTCGAGGGCGGCTGGGCGGCGCGCAGTGAGGAGTTCGTCGAGGCGTGCCTGGCGACGGTGGAGTCGCGGGCGCCGGGGTTCCGGGCGAGCGTGACCGGGGTGGCTCCCCGGACCCCCGACCTGATGGAGGAGCAGGAGCGCTGGCCGGGCGCCCATCCCATGCACCTCGACATCACCCTCGACCAGCTCGGACCGCTCCGCCCCACCCGGACCCTGGCCGGCCACCGCACCCCGGTGGCGGGTCTCTACGTCTCCGGGGCGGGCACCAGCCCCACCGGCGGGGTCGCCGGCACCCCCGGCCGCCAGTCCGCGATGGCCCTGCTCCGCGACGCCCGGGGGAGCCGGCTCCTCCCGCGGATCCCCCGCGGGTGA
- a CDS encoding response regulator transcription factor produces MEQPAATPEAAAPAPAPRVRLRVLLVDDHQMVIDGLRAMLANYPGRVEVIGDCSTLEGVLARLRTDPPDVVLLDVRLRGQSGLDICSEVVRARPQTKVVFLTVYDYEQYLFQALRLGAAGFLLKRVTGAELVDHLERARDGEIVIDPSMAGRVALAAARLQSGEFWPGAHLGLSQRESEVLQLMVGGLSNRAIAQRLFVGEETVKSHTRSIYRKLEVGERAQAVAVALREGLFH; encoded by the coding sequence GTGGAACAGCCTGCCGCCACGCCGGAGGCGGCGGCGCCGGCGCCCGCGCCACGGGTGCGGCTGCGCGTGCTGCTGGTCGACGACCACCAGATGGTGATCGACGGCCTGCGTGCCATGCTCGCCAACTACCCAGGCCGGGTCGAGGTCATCGGCGACTGCAGCACCCTCGAGGGGGTGCTCGCCCGGCTCCGCACCGACCCGCCCGACGTGGTCCTGCTCGACGTCCGGCTGCGCGGCCAGAGCGGCCTGGACATCTGCAGCGAGGTGGTCCGCGCCCGTCCCCAGACCAAGGTGGTGTTCCTCACCGTCTACGACTACGAGCAGTACCTCTTCCAGGCGCTGCGGCTGGGGGCGGCGGGCTTCCTGCTCAAGCGGGTGACCGGTGCCGAGCTGGTCGACCACCTGGAGCGAGCCCGGGACGGCGAGATCGTCATCGACCCCTCGATGGCGGGGCGGGTGGCCCTCGCCGCGGCCCGGCTCCAGAGCGGCGAGTTCTGGCCCGGTGCCCACCTCGGGCTCAGCCAGCGCGAGAGCGAGGTGCTCCAGCTCATGGTCGGCGGGCTCAGCAACCGGGCGATCGCCCAGCGCCTCTTCGTCGGCGAGGAGACGGTGAAGAGCCACACCCGCTCCATCTACCGCAAGCTCGAGGTCGGCGAGCGCGCCCAGGCGGTCGCCGTGGCATTGCGCGAGGGCCTCTTCCACTGA